The Danio rerio strain Tuebingen ecotype United States chromosome 19, GRCz12tu, whole genome shotgun sequence genome includes the window TATAGTATTTCCCACagatggcttgcggctggaagggcgtaaaaacctgctggataagttggcagttcattccgctgtggcgaccccggattaataaagggattaagtcgacaagaaaatgaatgaatgaatgcatatatAGTAAGTGATCAAGTTTTTCACAAGTTTTATTCTGTGCACAAAAGCAGAAATGAAATCACTTCGTGGTTGCTTTTTTTACTGACCTGTGGCATTGTGTTCTTGATCAGACACAGACACATTGAAATCTGAATCTAGAAAAAGCACCAGATACAAAATTAATCCACAGAATATGTAGGCAAAAGTGTAAAGCTTGCATTGAGGCTTGAGTTCAGGAGTAAACTGAATTACGTGTTTCTGTGCGTGCCATAAACACGGCCAGGGTGCAGACAGCTCCGAGAGCAAATAAAAGACACACAGTGAGAGCAATCAAAAGAACTTTAGTCCATCGATGATGATCTTTATTGAAGGTTTTTTGACCTGTGATTAGAAGTCAGATAAAGACTCTAATAATTATCAGGTCAAGTCAAATAAACATTTAGTTAAAACAGTAATGAGTCAAGGAAAGGTTTAGTCTCAACTAAGCCATATTTATGCTTCCTTTGATAAAGTAAATGTGTCTTTGTGTGACACTGTTTTGTTGTGTTGAATTTTTCCTGACCTATTATATTTGTATGCATTTATTATCAACTAACACTTATTTGACATATTATCAGGGAattttttctcatttaatttaAATCTATGAATAAATTGTATTGggtgacacggtggtgcagtggttaaaactgtggcctcacagcaagaaggtcgctggtgtgagtcccggctgggtcagtcggcgtttctgtgtggagtttgcatgttttccctgcgttcgtgtgggtttgaATTGATAAAATTGTATGTAGTTAATAATGTAAACCAAACACAAGACTCAACGTGAAGTAAATATAATGCAGTAATAGACACATGTGGTTTATCAGATTTTGAAGTTTGCAAAATTACTATCTTTTTCAGTTTGAGTATTACAAATGTATGCCTCaaatcaaattaatatatttatttcatcATCTACATCTCATTAAcagtttttacataaatataaaacagtgAATTTTGATAGAATAGGTGTCtattaaaatacaaactacaGCTTATTTACAGTACAACAGACTGGCCACAGACAGAATATGTTTTCACAAAATATGGATATAGAAATTATTTATTCTGCAACAACAATCATCAGTAAATTGATCCCTTATAGGATGttagttctttttttaaataagagtttcatcttttaattttgttaataaatattctTACCTTTGTCATGTGAGCTTTTGTCACTTGAAGCAGTTGCTGAACatacaaaatcagaattgacataaaccaGATCCATTTTATTAGCCTGACGGATATCTTACTTCTGAGTCTCCAAGTGACTGATCGTAAGGAAACCACAACAAATATATCTATGAAATTAGCACAGGAAGTACTAATGTCACACAGTAGCATAGTAAACTACATATAAAAGCTATGTCAATTAATATGATATTCCCAGAGGGCAAAATTCAGAATGATCAATTCACAAGTGCACGTTCCATTGTTTGTTCACTTTAATATACCAGTATTTTTATTCTGACACAAGTTTGATCctcatacatttttttctttttatcataCATCACATTTGACACCAAAGGGTTTAATTTATGTTTGATTGAAAAATATcacattaaatgtattattttatattatctaAATGAACTGCAATTGGAATTTAACTTCATAAATCTGACATTTAGACCTGCTATTTTTGCAATGCACTGCAGTTTTATACATGATGCTGAAGCACTTTATTAAAATCAGTAAAAGTGTGAAGCATCaaagtaaatctttttttaaaaaacagtatatttcacaaaaacaatCTTATaattgccaaaaaaataaaaaatgcttttacattCACACGAGATGGTTATTTATGCAATAATGGAAATATGTATAAGTCAAGTTATGGCTGGAGCTCAATAGATATCATATTTAGATATCAAAAAACAATTATATCATATAAATATCATATTGTATTTTTACCCATGCAGGTTGTACTGACAAACGTTCAGACTAAACATTTCAAACTTGCCAAAATGTTCATGCAATTCAGCAGTTCAGAAATGAGGAGCTTCAAGAGATAAAATGACTATGGGAGTCAGTGGCTACCAGCAAGAAATAAACCTAGTTATTTTAGTAGTAATCATgacataaattaaattattaaattcaattagCATTACTCTAGGGAACTGTTATACTGTATCACAAAAATCAACATTTCTGAACAACATTGCATGCTGctgtcagtggtgtaaagtaacaaattacaaatactcaaatcactgtaatgagcagttttcttcagaaattgtaatttgctaagtcattttaaaaatgtgcttttacGTTCCCTTGAgtgcatttttagtgcagtattggtgcTTTTACTcctctactttccttcaacctgcagtcactactttattttttgttgtttaattccTGGcgcttaaccctttaactgcctgctctaccaaatggttgaccatattttgactgtttgtaaTAATGGTTTAaactacacagcattgttggtttacaaaaaaatctaacaaacataatcctgttgcacgacttgattttgcttttattgttacaacaacaacaacaacaacaacaacaacaacaacaacaaagcatgttaaatgaaaatttgaaatattttatggcatactttgaaaaataaagatgatttagtattcaaaaatgttttattttgattattttacacttcatatttttcatagaatatgtattaattccggtaattttaccataaaccgacatatctacCAAttagtagaggttgatattttataaattatgggatgtgttggaaaagaaaatgcatttagtgtgttaactagcgacattaggagttaagaaatgcggcaaaattaaaaattaaagtgtCTAAGAAGAAGGCCAAAATCTTTACATATAATGGCCCAAAGACTGTTTACACTGATGAAAAGATGAAGCATGCCTACTGTTATGATGACTGGAATTACAATGagtcttaaacaataactaaatgcactacagaatattacgtttacacacacacacacacacacacacacacacacacacacacacacacacacacacacacacacacacacacacatacacacacacacacacaacaagtaCAAATTGgatgtaaacacatcagcttttcacagtgtgATACTagctactcactactcttgagggtaaaagggctacttttacaCTACTTGCACTGTATTTGTgggtaagtaatggtacttttacttgagtatgatttttcactaATCTTTTCACCACCATGGTTCTGTTTAGCTCTGGAGATTAAAGCCTGTTCAATACTGAAGGACAGGGAGATCAAACAAGTGGAGAAAATTATAGTAAGATAATGAATACAatctattcattatttattatggcATTAATAATGAAGCATGAACTGAGTCAGACATCACACTTAATTTGAGTGTTAAGTTCTTTCACACTCTTTGACTTGCAAACATATTGGTGTGTTGCTCTAGAGATCTTATATCCTGTGCTCTTCTCAGAACTTGAGTTGATTTTATGATTTACAGTACCTTTCTAAAATTAATCACCATGAAGTTTATCATTAACTTTTTGATtttactttttgattttttttttatttctaaatatgttcttAATCAAATCCTCTCAATCAAACTGATTTAATcagttaaaaaataagaatattgaATAAATTTATCTACTAAAAAAGCCAGATGCAAAAAGTTCAATTCTATGAGATTGGTTCacttaatattcaattcaattcaattcaattcaattcagctttatttgtatagcgcttttacaatgtagattgtgtcaaagcagcttcacataaatggtcatagtaactggaacagtgtggttcagtaactggaacagtgtggttaaggttttagtgtttaagttcagttcagttcagtttagctcagttcagtgtgatttaatcattactgagagttcaaacactgaagagccaattcatcgatgcgtagctctaccaatcctgaaccatgcgaggcagtggcgacagcggagagggaaaaaaaacttcacctgatgggagtgaagaaaaaaaaccttgagagaaccagacttagttgtgcacgaccattttaatttctccgctggccaaaagtcttgtgcagaacttcattcgccgtggtttatgctggaagtaTACTCTCTGGGGAAATATTGATGCAGCTCCAAACTCCTTACAAATATCAATCACATTAGGTTAAATAGTTTAATTATGTTAAAAGTGTGTAATCTAAATGGATGGACATTTTAAATCTCATTTGTTAGGCCTAAATTTGTTTTTGAGTGTATCATTTTCATGATTTCTTGTTAgttgctgtgtttgcctaaagaAATCATATTGAGATGTGTAAAGCACTTGCAGATGTGCTAAAACACTATACAGTACAGTAGATGTTTGTGGTTTGGCGGATCAACAGTTACACCCTACAGCTAATGTTTAATGCATAAGCTAATTTTGCACTTTTCTTTTGGGGTGACCTAAAAATGGTCTAACTAATTTTAATGATCAGATGTAGATAAAATTATCTACTTTTGGTGATCCCAGCAAGTAATGATGATCGCACATTATTTGCCTAAACATTATTTCAAAATTATTGAGAAAATTTTAGTAATAAGAGTTTCTAATTTTTATTATAGGCTGTGCCCTCCTACCAAATTTCATTCCAGATATTTTGTATAGGTTCTTGTAAAGCaaaaaaatgttactttacaTTTTTCCCCAATACGATTTAAGGAATTGgtcatctaaaaataaaaatccaccaCTTCTTTGAAAGAaagaattgcattttaaaatttgattcagttccaaaacatttttattttcttgataatgtccaacataaaataattacatttcctTCAAATAAAACAGgtcttttctgttgttttatataaactataatttattatataataataataataaaataaagaacgaATACACTACAAAAGTCatgtaacttgacttctagttgatcatttggaaaagtggcagaaggtagatttttctgttgaactgcatccgaatcatcacaaatattgcagaaggTCTATTgcaacccacatggacccaagattctcacagaaagaggtcaagtttggtgaagaaaaagtcatggtttggggttacatttcagtatgggggcgtgcgagagatggATGCAGAGTGGATGGttggcttgccacgatagacgccgtccccacattttttttttaagtattagtttttttaataaatatttatttgaattaaatagaaaatataattctaaataatttacttaagacgAGAGCATGGactaattaaaatctgaacatagctacaatgcgtcatatttcatttatcacatgAGGAGAACAAGGggagtcgaatttacagaaagagaatGGCGGACTATTTAgtgtcaaaacgcaatgcaaaagcgcctgtttggctatattttgggttcaaaccaaatgcaaaaaaaagaacCTAAAAATGTTAATGAGGCAATCTtcaaactttgcctgacaaaggtggcagcaTCTGCAGGAAACACTAATTTATACATGCACCTTCAACACACCTGATGTTTAACTATGTATGGGTCGCGGGTAGATAAGATCAGTAGCCAAAAATACgcaacgcatactctcattttaaaaatcacacgaCCATCATcttacaatgtttaataataaatatcttatttttttaaattaaaacgagtgatttagcaatgccgtGCCATTAATAAGCCagctgcagagaaacaaagcaaccatCACAACAACTGCAGTAACCACGTTTTCCAAAGttcagcttttctttttttcacttgATTATGATGCGTTTAATGTTAAAACATCAATAATGAATAAGTCGACaagagtgtattgtgtgtgtgtgtttgtgtgcccgCGCGCATTTTATCACTGAGGCCGCTCTCTTCAAGTAACGAAAATTGCttcgtctgtctggcaatatttcagcttttaatcgaatgaaaagtttatttagatgagccaatattaaaaaaattgcagtaaagtaactgtgacgtgcggccacacattgaatctgaggtctgatctcatcgcTTTCTCGCTGTCATCCAGACATAGACCCAGCAAAGGACAGTATTTTTGTTGGTAAGTCTTTTATTCTAACCTTTATGATTTATATGAAATATGTCCTTACAGGCCACTTATAGTTTCATTGCTATACAAAGTGTATCCTATAACGTATAGCATATAATGATAAACATAGACCtataatgaaaaatgtaatgttatatgaaataaacaattatatatatatatatatatatatatatatatatatatatatatatatatatatatatatatataaaatatgtattattattattatatgtatataataaaaataacttgtttacaATACAGGTGCTGTTCTGTTTAAAATTCCTATGTGGTAACtgagtttattaggttaactagtatTGAGTTATTTTATGtgatagttaaatatattttaaataaactgcaaacaaaatatatataaactttatttatttttttctcagattctttcttgaaacccttagtcacatacctgtctggtggctcattatgcagctcattatgcaggtctttgtcttctcaggtgtgactccctgcatagtaatgatagttaACGCCTTCTTGCATAAACCATTTTTACACAGAAAGTGACTTAGaaaatttaattcattatattgttttctgtgagcaagtgaacaagatgattctcacatcattttaaatgatttgagAATCAATGATGTAGTCATTTACAATGATGTAGTCAATGATGTAGTAATTTAAAGTCtacaagatccagttctcaaaagtcttgtgcacaaatgttctctgtgtgtttcacggccttgttACAGTGGCTTCAAAATTTTTGTTTTTCCCCTACCACGCATAAACATTCCTTTCtcaaaaatacaaacacatacaaacatgctgcttaggtattattgtagcccaacttgtgctgtttacagtgttatcacactttagccattaatatgttttaaagatactgaaaacaacacaaatgtcagtgcatgtccaaacttctccagagccccaaaacaccctcagaccccaaaGGGTTAAGGTCTGTCACACCCTAAAAACAACTTGTCAGTTatagacttttgtctaagcaaagtcagaccttactgtcctcatgaagaaattaaaaatcaaggcagatcatatttaattttggtaaTAATTTTggtaagcgtaatctagaggcctttgcctttcatataacttctgataccaaatgatcaactagaagtcaagttattatttgttgttcctaaaacttggataggcgacaagacttttgtcaggtagtgtatatgtattatttattaatatatatatataaactgacattttaaaaactgtttatactgtattttttgtcTGATCAATGTACGTGCAACAATGTTTTCCTTTATTCCTGTCCTGTTTCATATGACAATATACACTATATCACAGAAAATTAAACAACTCAGTAGAATTTTTGCatattttgaaagcatttatttgttttgcatCATGCAGTGGTCAATGAAATAGCTGGCATAATTATTAACAGGATACTTCGATCATCATCATTCCACCTTGACAAGCTTGTAtatacttttagtcattattaatTGCATAGCACTACTGTAGATTTAAACAGAAGAGtagataaaacaacacaaattttAGCTTGTTGTCTTCAGTTATACAAACATTTGTTGAACAGCGTGACTACTGAATTGTATTTCTCCTCCAGAAACTGCAGTAATTCCTTCAGTGTTTTTTCAGGGATTTTCTTCTTCTTATCTTCACTCTCGTCTTTGTTTGCAGCCCAGTGAGCTCGGGATACCCATGTGCTTTTCGTTTTATTATAGCAGCAGAATGCGTTCCACATGTGTGTGGGAATGTTGACTTTTTGATTCAAGTAATGTTCTTGATTCGGCACAGCTCCAGTCAGCACATAGGCAGGACGATTTTTTGCGCAGTCAGAATCCATTAATTCTCTAACATCATTCTCCATACGGTTCCAGCTGCCACCATTAAAGCTTTTATACTGTGGTACAACATTGGTCAGGGTGAATGTAGATTCAGCAATGTCTTTATTCGCTGCATGGCCATTGGGAAATAAGTGACCACGATCCAGTCTATACAATTTCTGGTAGTCTTCTGTATACGCCTGATTAACACGTCGTGCACGCATCTGAACACCTGAAGTTTCAAGCTGCACAACAGACGAAGATAAAATGATGGATATTAAAATGCTGcaaaatttatcttttttttaagtcataaaaatgtaaaattggaATTTTAAAGGGAAAGATTGAAACTTTAgcttctcctgtttaaaataatatatgtcaCCTGATGCTGACTGCTGAAATAAGTTAGAGAAAACCAAAAATGCAAACATATTGGGCAtcttcattagcccctttcacacagtgataccggaaaatatccggaaaatttacggaacgactttaccggtatgttcaaaaaagcgctgttcacacaggcgaggacgttacggaaattttccggaaaaagagcattcacacatccattccaaaataccggtaaattctgacatcattcaccacaaatgagctttaaacggctgcgcttgtatttgtaaacatttgactaaattacaaactcttttgatgatcaatattgtaaacaactttcacaggatcatattcgcatttcgagatgttcataatatgtgcgtgtgctgccgctcacaggctgtttcatgggcacacgcaaagcttgaaggtaaacaaacaacggctaatcataagcatcttatcgatgattatttgcacagttggcattaaggagaacatataaacgttatctgactaacttctagcagctaaatgcgtctggaaaaatattcaaaggcttttattctcacaaaccgcgcggacgtaaatgcgtctgactgttgtgattggctaaagcagaagtcttacgtcagcacgttctagacgtgcacgcgcttattccggaaatattccttctgcgttcacacagcgcagcattccggcaaattgccggtaatgttacaacttctctttccggaaaatagccagaacgaatttaccggtattttcaaaaaggacctgttcacacatacaacctttccggaaaattgccggtaattttccggaaaggtctgtatgtgtgaaaggggctatagtcagTAAATAGAATGTACCAGTTTTTCGCTGAAAAACACCTAGAATAACATTGGAATAAAATGCTATAATTTGCTTAGGGAAatgtggatgtagacaaaatttattttggaagtataaaacgaaaagt containing:
- the LOC101885869 gene encoding endonuclease domain-containing 1 protein-like isoform X1, with protein sequence MRRSVVSALLVFSFPFIITEVVDSFSKCSQFFLEGKPPVIPGILKDSVSQDNNRYKLICQRYKNAYRFATLYDTTNKIPVFSAYRYTGFKKGRPQIRWMIEPQLETSGVQMRARRVNQAYTEDYQKLYRLDRGHLFPNGHAANKDIAESTFTLTNVVPQYKSFNGGSWNRMENDVRELMDSDCAKNRPAYVLTGAVPNQEHYLNQKVNIPTHMWNAFCCYNKTKSTWVSRAHWAANKDESEDKKKKIPEKTLKELLQFLEEKYNSVVTLFNKCLYN
- the LOC101885869 gene encoding endonuclease domain-containing 1 protein-like isoform X2 — its product is MSYRYTGFKKGRPQIRWMIEPQLETSGVQMRARRVNQAYTEDYQKLYRLDRGHLFPNGHAANKDIAESTFTLTNVVPQYKSFNGGSWNRMENDVRELMDSDCAKNRPAYVLTGAVPNQEHYLNQKVNIPTHMWNAFCCYNKTKSTWVSRAHWAANKDESEDKKKKIPEKTLKELLQFLEEKYNSVVTLFNKCLYN